The genomic region aatataaaataacactTGTCATCTTAATTAATGATAGTTAATTAATCGTTAGTTATAAAGATTTGTTTggttcaaaaataaaaatataaaaacttgattgaatataataaaaaaataaatatttatttaaattattttaaataattcaaattttttaaaatatattttcatatttatcgGACTATCACATCaatatatttacattattatcattattatttttattattattattattaagacatgttatttaaataatataacatactaaaagtataaaatttaatgaaaagttatgCCCAAAGATcattttatgaattaaaaaggttcaatttatttttttttcttggaccAAAAAGGAGCCGTGGCATGGAGAAAAAACGGAAACGTTTTGCATgtgaataaattaaaaataatgggaCCACAAAAAACAGTGCAAAgcaagtaattaattaatttaacgAAGAAGATCGAAGAAAACATCCTATTACTTACTTGCTTGTGTGGGCCCAATACCGAACATCAAAGGATGAGCCCAAAAAATCCACCTTTCAAAGTATAAACACATAATCATGCAATGCAACTCCACTCCATTCCACCGCAGCGGCTCCACCCTTTTAGGGTTTCCATTTTAACCGCTTTGTGAAGGGGGATTTCGCAGAAGCCAAGCAAACATGGTTGTGAATACGTCCAAGagggagaagaaagagaagtaCGACCAGAAACTGTGTCGTCTCCTCGATGAGTACTCTCAGGTCTTGATCGTGGCTGCTGACAATGTCGGCTCCACCCAGATGCAGAACATCAGGAAAGGTTTGAGGGGTGAGTCCGTCGTCCTTATGGGAAAGAATACTATGATGAAGAGGTCCATCAGGCTTCATGCTGAAAACACTAACAATGAAGCCATCAGAAACCTCATTCCTTTGCTTGTGGTATTGGATCattttatacatatacatacacacacgtaaatatatatatatatttcttttttttataaactttttatctgCTGGGGTGTTTTTTTGTCCATTTTGTTGAGAAAGTGTTTTGCTTGTTTACCAGGGGAATGTGGGGTTGATTTTTACCAAGGGTGATCTGAAGGAAGTTCGTGAAGAAGTTGCTAAATACAAGGTACAAATATATTGATACTAAGGTTACTTTTTGAATAAATATATGTTAATGGTAGAGTTTGTGTattatattttccttatatTCACTTGTGAAAATTGTTTAACCACATGATTAGTTGAACTATCTCCGTTGTAAATTACCCATTTTATTGATTTCCATTTGTTTGCTGCCTAGTttgtacaaataaaaagatgacctttttctttttgttgcaATTCAAGAAATTATCTTTTACTAGTTTTGCAGATATTTACCACCAAAGTTCTAGTTCGCTTACGAAATTGGCCACCCTTTGATGATTAAATCTGTTCTTTGGACATGTATCTGATTTTATGTCAAATATTTCTGACAATTTTATGCTTATCTACAATATATCTTCGCCTTTTGTTTATATTGCTTGGACTTGGACTTGGTATGCTTCCGACTTTGGTCTCTTGTAAATTTTTTCCAAGATTTGGTTATATTTGGATGTGGTATACTTATGTCAAGCTTTGAGGTGTAGGATACATGTGAAATGCAATATTTTAATCGTATGGCTTGACATGAACAGGTTGGGGCTCCAGCGCGTGTGGGTCTTATTGCTCCGATTGATGTCGTTGTGCCCCCTGGAAACACTGGCCTTGATCCTTCTCAAACTTCCTTCTTTCAGGTTCATAATCATACTTAAAGTTTTGCTTTCACAAGCtcttaaatctcacatttgaACCTCTGATCAGGTGCTTAACATTCCGACCAAGATCAACAAAGGTACAGTGGAAATTATCACCCCTGTGGAGCTGATTAAGAAGGGTGACAAGGTTGGCTCATCTGAGGCTGCCCTTCTGTCTAAGCTTGGGATAAGACCATTTTCCTATGGTCTCGTTGTCCTGTCTGTTTATGACAGTGGATCAGTCTTCAGCCCCGAGGTGCTTGACCTAACTGAAGATGATCTTGTCGAGAAGTTTGCTAATGGGGTGTCCATGGCTGCTTCCCTTTCACTGGCTATTTCATACCCAACTCTCGCTGCTGCACCTCATATGTTTGTGAATGCCTACAAGAATGCTCTTGCTGTTGCTGTGGCTTCAGACTATTCTTTCCCTCAGGCTGAGAAAGTCAAAGAATACCTGAAGGTTGAATTATCATGCTTTCTTTAATTTGTCTTATGTCTTAATTAGTTTTGTAGCCTTGACCAATTACTAACGGGTTTTGACGAGTAAACTTGTAGGATCCGAGCAAGTTTGCAGTTGCTGTTGCTGCAGCTGCTCCAGCTTCCGGTGCTGCCAATCAAGAGAAGGTAGAGGAGCGCGAGGAGCCCAAAGAACTCGTAGAGGAGTCGGAAGAAGAGGACCTGGTTGCTGGTCTTTTTGACTAAGTAATAAATATTAGTAGGTTGATTTAAATTACTTCGCAGTTAAAGAACTAGATCTTGGATCAGTGCAGGAATTTTTTATTCACATGATGATACTATGTTGGATGATATTGTTTCCCTTGTTCCACAATTCAGCTTTTGAAACTTTTAGTACACTATAGCTTTCAGTTTGTTGATGTACTATAGCTTTTGAAATCCTCCCATGGGGAGGTACTACTTGCCAAGAATGAAAGAGGATAAAAGACAAACATTTCGATGTCCTGCCAGCACTTGTTCAGGAGAAGCCATTTTATTCCTTGTTTTCCTTTCCACTCTAGCAGTATATTCTCTTCcttttaatctctttttctCCTCTCCAGGAAATCCCACAGGCACGGACAAACTAAAACAGAGAAACATTCTTGCATATGGGTTCATAGTTTAAGCCATGTCATCTTGAGGGTTGAGTTTTTGATGAAGGTGGAGTGTTAGGAGTTGAGGTATATCCGAATCAAATGCTGATAAGTTGAGCACTTGATTTTGCTCTAAGCGTGTATACATGCATGGGATGCTCCGTGTGCCACCGTCTACGTTTCATATGAAATTACATTCGGTAAAGCAAGGTTCTAATCCCCAATACAGCACGAATGTCACGTGCATATACACACAAATAGACAAGGGTGCAGTAGGCAAGCCCACCCAATATTCTCCCCACCTACATTAGTAAAGATTTACTCCTCATATTTCTGATAATATcctacataaaaaattaagtaaattttgaagtcaagaaattatattttttatttaaaaaatatttattgagtgaaaaaaaatatctttacttGTAAACCAAAAATCTATCTTATATCAAATTCATTGTACAAGGACTTTTATTGTGCaaagatttaaaaaatctttattaaaaatatttataaaaagaagTAATGTAATAAAAGAACCAAGATAACACAAGAATcccatcaagaaaaaaaattacgcaagaatatatattttcaaaagtttatggcaaaaaaaaaagaacccctatttttgaaatttacaatTTGTATAAAATTGTCAATAATTGCATGTTCTCTTGCATTCCTGAAAGAAAGCTGTGGCGGATGGTATTCCCCCTCAAAGTTGCAATGGGTTTAGTCGTTGCAATACCCAAGTAGAATAAACATGACTGCAGCTTCAGGATCAAGCTTATAATGGCATGCCTgttgaaataaattaatgtTCAATAAATAAGCCAATGAAAGTACAACCTCACCCAACTATAACACTTGCCTTGCCTGCTGGTGAAAGGCGACAAGTTTCATAAGTAGACACAGAGATCAACTTTAAAATAGATTTGACTAAATGCAACCTTGATTGTCCAGTTTATAACACAAGAACAGTGGACTTGACActtgataatattttttcgTATCAGTCGGTCCCGTCCTGTCTTGGTCCTGGCAGAAAGCTATATATGGTTGTAGTTTAATCTATTATGCTTTGACGTGCGTGCATGCATGTGCATGCATTGTCTTAACTAAGAACTACGACAATGGCATTTAATAAATGAAATGCAAACCTATAGCAACGTCATAATAACAATTGAACATCTGATCAACACCATCTGACAAAATTTGATTTGGAAGAACAATcgcatgcataacaagtagcatatttagaaataatTGTAGAAACAGTGGCTTCAAACCTGAAGTTAGGAGCAGGCACATTGAACAATTTAGACAGCCACCAAATCTGAGTCCTTACGTAACTCCTTAATGCCGAATTACTGGAGACAATTCCGAAAGAATCGAACTCCCTGTTCCAGGTAAATGGTTGACAGTGAGAAACAAAGCTCAAGAAGACAAAATGCTATCTGTCATTCTCAAATGACGAATTTCTACCTGCAGTGCAAAGGAGATATCGGCTTCATCAACCTTTAGTGTTACTCTCTTCGATTTATCATCACGAGATTGGCCTAGTTTGAAGAGCCCCTGTGCATTGAATCAAGTCAAATACCAGTTTCCATATTTGGTCAGGTTAGATAGTTAATGCCTTTCCAAGAAACAGTTAAAGCCGTCACCTAAAGCTAGGTTAAGAGAACTGAACTCAAAAGTCAAGAATAGGTACACTCTACTTACTTGGTCATTTAGCACTCGGCACATGCTTGAGAATTCCAAAATTCCAACTGGTGGTATCATTGCTGATTTGCAGATGTCAATATAAGATTTATTTAGCTGCACCAATATAACAACCTTATACATCAATTAGGCAACTAATAATACTGTCAAACGTTTCAATTAATGTCAAGCATTGAGGAAAACACACCTCCCCGACAGTTGAATCCTTCTTTCCACCACGGAAAAACTTCACTGCAGAGCAAAGTATAATCTGCAGTCAAACATAACAGCATGAGAGAAGATGAAGAAGCAGAGGCTTGactttgatattaattatcagtctattttattattaataggTTATTACTGTAGAAgtgaaattaatattaatgatCAAACTTACTTGTTGATGCTGAGGAAGAGACTGTATAGTGTCAACTATATGTGATCTGAATGTCTTTGACAATGCAAGAGCCATATGATCAATCCTGACCTGAAATATATCATTAAAACAATGTGTAAGCAACTGTAGAGGCTGTCATAGGTAAGCATGATGTGTAAACTAACATAACAAGCTCAAGTTTGAAAGAGGTTAACATTAACCTATTGATGACCACTTACGGTATTATTTTCTTCTGATTGGAAGATTTCAAGAGCCGGAGCTGTCTGCTGACTAATGAACTCCTCCTCTACAGATGCCAAACTCAGGTTGCTTGCAGATTCTCTTAATTCTGCTTCTAGAATTTCCATTGCACTCCTGGAACAAACTGAAGAATGTTAGCCAATAATTTAAAGTGACTACTCGAGTCAAAGCAGGGAAGATCTTATTCATTAGGAAGCAAACTATCTACAATGTTGATTtgtaagagagagaaaaaaaaagaataaattaggAATTTGAAGATAATATATCTAATATAGCTTAGCttaaagcaatgaaaataaaatgccTTGAAAACAAATAGAATTTAAagtatatttattataatcaAACGTGCAGGACAATCCCTTTTGAAACAACATTAAATTGCTGCATCTGTTGTCAATTTTAACTAATATAAGTTATAATGTCACTTCTAAGACCTAATTGGTCAAAGACTGAACAATTGAATACAAGAGACCATGGTTAAGTTTGCAGCAACAGCAACGAAACACTGACCTACATACACAAAGAGCCTTCCGCATATCTCCAGATGCAGCTGCAACTTTCTGTTAAATTTCAAGCTGTCAGTATCTATTGATAGTAAATCAATTGAAGATGGGAAAAGGCTTTCAATAGAAGAGGTCAGATCATATAACTCACTCTGGCACAAAGTTCTAAAGCTTGCTGCTGGAAGACAATATATGGAAGTACCTATGAGAGTGTAAAGTCATTAAAACTCAATAAGATCATATTAGAAGTATGTCTACAAAGAAAAAGTGGAATGTAAAAATTACCAGGAGCCTCTCTTGAAGTATTGACAAGATTTGATCTTTAGAGTAGGCACGGAAGGTTACAACCATAGGCTTGCCTAACAGAGACGTGGTAGCATAACTAATTAGTATTACCTCCAAAACAACCAACCATCCATATTGCATCATTGCAACTAGCCACTACTACAGAAAGGAACTAAAGCATTGCTTGGAGTTAATATCAGCAGAGAAAAACAATAAACAGAAAAATTCAGAAAATAATAAACTAGTAAGTAATAAGGAGAAAATCCATAACCCCCAGGTTCATGTATGATGGATGCTAAATACTGCACTACTTCAAaatgcttttatttttaactctGTTCCTTAGGTGGCAAACCAGAAAGATACTGGATGACCATCCACCATTTTATAGTTGAACAATAATCAGGAAAAGATAAAGTTATAAGGCAAGCTTCAAGAATCTCAAAGAAACAAGAACTGCTACCACAAGATAATTTAATAATACCAAGCTTAATGTCATTTTTGACCACTGTAACGCAAGTGAGGAGCTCACAATTCAATGACTGAAGTCTTGGAAGAAACCGATCAGCTAGGTCAATAGAATTTGCAATtcctgcaaaaaaaaaaaaaaacagaacaaGAATAAAATCCATGAGCGAATAACAGCATGAATCAAGACAAATAAGGAGGGAAAAAAACACTGGCAATCAAGACAATTACATAGAAATGAGCAGATTTATAATGACATAGTTGCAATGAATATACCTATCAATATACATCTGGAGAATGGAAAAGTTGTAAGCATGAAAAGATCATGAAGCACTGCCCTGTCCTTCGTAATCAAATAATCCAACTCATCAGCAATAATCAACCTgcaaaaattcataatttttttatcaaggaAAAATGGAAGAGGAAAATAAAGATGATTCAAGCTAGTGAGGGAAAATTTCTTACATCATCTTTGAGCCAGCTCGTGCCTGGTTATTAGAATACAGTTTCTGTAGATGTTGTAAAGGTGATGTCGAGCCCATagttttcttccttggttgGTGCTTGCCAAGAATCTGTCAAGGTGATTATCAGGTAAATCTGTGCAGAATTCAAAGGTTCAATCTTGATAAAGTCTGAATAACAATACCTTACTAAAAATCTCAGATGTGTTTGCTAAAGAAGTACAATTCAGTGCTAATACTTCAAGTGGCTGCAAATCTTCCTGCtacaaaaaagacaaaagaaagtaaataattgaaaatgataaCCCATTTCAATTACATTCTAAGAGGTGAAGGGATAATAAGCAATGAACCAACCTTTGTTGCCCAATCAATAACTTGCTGTTTTACTTTATCCATTGATAATGATTTCCCTGTCCCAGGACATCCACATGCATACAAACTCCCAGCTTTCTCTTGTTCTATACATGCCTTGCAAAACTCTAAAACCCTTTTCTGTTCATCTTCTCTGCACACAATAGTTGATGGAGCTGTTGAAACATGCAGTGCCTCCTTCACGGCCCTCATATGCTCAACATCTTAAAAATAGACAAAACCAACTCAATATTAGCAGTGATTgcttaaaagttaaaattaaaaagcagagagagagaaagaatcaTAGAATTACCTCTCGGATTCCAATTCTTCTTCACTGGTTTTTCACTAAAATCTTCCTTAATACcctgtaaataaataaaattaagcaATATTAACAACCAATTAAATATTATCCATTCTTTTGTATAACATGTATTTCATCAAACAATAGAAAGAgttaattgataaaaaataattaaatttccTATTACTTACATTTTACTCAATGATcccaaaaataataacaaatgtTAAAAGTGATTTAAACAATAGCtaccaaaaaataaacaaagcaGTAAAACTTGTATCGTAACAGCTCACGTTTGCAGGGCTGTTTGGGCTCGAATTCAAGCGACGGCAAGGCGATTTAAGTTTCATAGGCGTCGACACCGGACTCTCTCTCGCCGCGGCTGCATCGGATCTTAACCTCCGTTTCTGAGGAATACAACAGCCGTTGGATCCAGCGATGTCGCCGCTCTTGTCAGACTTGATGGCGGCTACGATCTCCTTGAAGGAAGACGAGTTTCGATCAGCAATTGCAGGCATTGTTGGATTAAATCTTCGATCGGTTGGAGAAATTGGGAACAAAATTTAGGAGTTTCGATTGATGAGAGGGCGAGAAATATTGGAggtatataaaagaaaaacataattaaaacaaagaatgaaaatgaagagcGGGGAAATGCTTTTCGCGGGAAAATGTAACCGTAGCATTTTCGTCTCCCGCCTTCTATTCGGTTATTTTTGCCGCCCCCCCGGTTAATTACTCTGTTTGTAAAATGGGCTTAGCCCAATAATGTCCTATGGGTCTGAAACGGAGATCTTAGTAGGCTAAACTTATTTACTCAATTAAGGACACTCTCGTTCACCCTACAAGCAAACACTGGCCCAACAGAAAATGAtaccatcaaaataaaaattagctGAGCTTTTATTTAGTTGATATTTTTAAGCATTAACTCTGAAGAGACTCGTGTACTATAttggtttatttaatttattttcctttttatgtgACATGtgatttacttaattaaaatagacacatgacaaaactaaaatttagaTTCGTCGGTTGTCTATTGGCCGGTGCCagaatcacaaggaaaatcatgTTCCGAttcatctctttctcttctttttttttttagttgcagtaattttctaaaaatctctttttttcaagaaaaaaaatgttagtaTTAAAGctttaattgataaaaatcAGCATGTTAGACTTAATTACCAATGGGAACCAACCTGCCACATTCCTATCCATCAATTaggtaaaatttaaatttaaaaccataatcGGAAGTTAATTCAAGTTCTCTTGTCGGTATTGAGCATGACAGTCCAAAAAGGGACTACTCCAAAATAACGAAGTAATCACGTAATAAACTTTTGTCCTCTACTAAGCATGCAAACACGACAAATGTTCTTGCCGAAACTCTAGATGAGGCTTGTTGAGCACATACATACGTATTCTTTGTGCACTATTTATAGCAAAGAATTTTGTCACAAAGCCATTAATCGTGTGGTGTATTTAGTATACAAGCATGCATTTTTCATGTGACACATTCATACGCGTACTcatacatataataaaacatttataaattaatcacttcaattaaattatatttttagtcaatcttaacttaaaattaacatggtaaattaataattcacTAAATTTGTTAGATaatagatttaaaaaaaatacacatAGATCTCACTTGATATATAAACTAATAATCTCCTATAcatcaaaatttatatatataatatatatatatatatatattatatataatataattcaattaggaagcttttgtaaaatataattctaaaattttatt from Theobroma cacao cultivar B97-61/B2 chromosome 9, Criollo_cocoa_genome_V2, whole genome shotgun sequence harbors:
- the LOC18590520 gene encoding 60S acidic ribosomal protein P0-2, translating into MVVNTSKREKKEKYDQKLCRLLDEYSQVLIVAADNVGSTQMQNIRKGLRGESVVLMGKNTMMKRSIRLHAENTNNEAIRNLIPLLVGNVGLIFTKGDLKEVREEVAKYKVGAPARVGLIAPIDVVVPPGNTGLDPSQTSFFQVLNIPTKINKGTVEIITPVELIKKGDKVGSSEAALLSKLGIRPFSYGLVVLSVYDSGSVFSPEVLDLTEDDLVEKFANGVSMAASLSLAISYPTLAAAPHMFVNAYKNALAVAVASDYSFPQAEKVKEYLKDPSKFAVAVAAAAPASGAANQEKVEEREEPKELVEESEEEDLVAGLFD
- the LOC18590521 gene encoding cell division control protein 6 homolog B isoform X1, whose amino-acid sequence is MPAIADRNSSSFKEIVAAIKSDKSGDIAGSNGCCIPQKRRLRSDAAAARESPVSTPMKLKSPCRRLNSSPNSPANGIKEDFSEKPVKKNWNPRDVEHMRAVKEALHVSTAPSTIVCREDEQKRVLEFCKACIEQEKAGSLYACGCPGTGKSLSMDKVKQQVIDWATKQEDLQPLEVLALNCTSLANTSEIFSKILGKHQPRKKTMGSTSPLQHLQKLYSNNQARAGSKMMLIIADELDYLITKDRAVLHDLFMLTTFPFSRCILIGIANSIDLADRFLPRLQSLNCKPMVVTFRAYSKDQILSILQERLLVLPYIVFQQQALELCARKVAAASGDMRKALCVCRSAMEILEAELRESASNLSLASVEEEFISQQTAPALEIFQSEENNTVRIDHMALALSKTFRSHIVDTIQSLPQHQQIILCSAVKFFRGGKKDSTVGELNKSYIDICKSAMIPPVGILEFSSMCRVLNDQGLFKLGQSRDDKSKRVTLKVDEADISFALQGVRFFRNCLQ
- the LOC18590521 gene encoding cell division control protein 6 homolog B isoform X2; its protein translation is MPAIADRNSSSFKEIVAAIKSDKSGDIAGSNGCCIPQKRRLRSDAAAARESPVSTPMKLKSPCRRLNSSPNSPANGIKEDFSEKPVKKNWNPRDVEHMRAVKEALHVSTAPSTIVCREDEQKRVLEFCKACIEQEKAGSLYACGCPGTGKSLSMDKVKQQVIDWATKEDLQPLEVLALNCTSLANTSEIFSKILGKHQPRKKTMGSTSPLQHLQKLYSNNQARAGSKMMLIIADELDYLITKDRAVLHDLFMLTTFPFSRCILIGIANSIDLADRFLPRLQSLNCKPMVVTFRAYSKDQILSILQERLLVLPYIVFQQQALELCARKVAAASGDMRKALCVCRSAMEILEAELRESASNLSLASVEEEFISQQTAPALEIFQSEENNTVRIDHMALALSKTFRSHIVDTIQSLPQHQQIILCSAVKFFRGGKKDSTVGELNKSYIDICKSAMIPPVGILEFSSMCRVLNDQGLFKLGQSRDDKSKRVTLKVDEADISFALQGVRFFRNCLQ